The sequence below is a genomic window from Sorangiineae bacterium MSr12523.
GCGCGATGCCGGTGAGCGGCCCGGCGAGGCTGATGAGGACTCGCTTCCACGAAGGAAGATGGTTGCCGTTCTGCCACGAGGTTGCCCCGCCAAACGCGTAAAGCTCGATGCTCGGAGCCAGGCCGAAGACCTTGCCCGTGAGCGCGTGCCCCAGCTCGTGCAGGAGGACCGAAATGAGGACCGCGAGGATCCACACCACGAGGCCTACGGGGTCGCTGTTCATGCCCAGCAATGCCGCAGTGAACCAGAACGAGATGTGGATCCGAATGGGGATGGAACCGAGCGCGAACGACAGCATGGAGAACCCTTTACCAAGCGCGGCCTGTCCGTGGTAACGACGAGGGCAGCACCTATACCTTAGCCACGCTTTTCAGGGATGCTGCTGGAGGCCTGTGTGAAGATCACGATTCGAGAGCATAAACCGGGAGAAAACATTCGGCCCTTCATTCAGGCGGGGCACGAGGTCTTTCGGGGAGATCCCCACTGGATTGCTCCACTGAATTTCGAGTTGCGCGACCGTTTGCACCCCAAGAAGAACCCGTTCTTCTTGCGCGCCGACGTGACATTTTTCACGGCATGGCGGGGATCTCAGCTCGTCGGACGCTGTTCGGCTCAGATCGATCGGGAACATCTGCGGGTGTGGAAAGACGACACCGGTTTCTTCGGTTTTTTCGACACCATCGACGATGAAGAGGTCGCTACTGCCCTCATCGATGCGGCGTCCAATTGGCTGCGCCGTCGTGGGATGAAGCGGATGCGCGGGCCCCTGTCGCTCTACGTCAACGAGGAAGCGGGCATCCTCATCGAGGGCTTCGACGCGCCGCCGGTGGTCATGATGGCCCACTCGCGCAGGTGGCAAGCCCGCCTCGCCGAGTCCGCGGGTTTGAAGAAGGAGAAGGACCTCATCGCGTGGAAATACACCGCCGGCGAGTTTCCTGCACGCGTGCTTCGCGCCTGGGAACAGGTGAAGGCGATGCCCGAGGTGCGCCTTCGCTCCGTCGACACGAGCCGGATGGATGATGAGATCCGAAACGTGATGGAGATCTACAACGACGCCTGGCAGGGCAAATGGGGCGTAGTCCCCGCGCTGCCCGAGGAGGTCGAGAAGGTCGCCAAAGATCTGAAGTTGATCATCGACGAAGATCTGGCCTTCATGGCGGAGATCGACGGTCGCGCGGTGGGCATGTGCATCATGCTTCCAAATTTGAATGAAGCGATTGCCGATTTGAATGGCAAACTTCTTCCCCTCGGGTTTGCGAAGTTGATTTGGCGCATGAAGGTGAAACACCCCATTTCCACGCGGCTGATGATGCTGGGCATTCGCAGCGAGCTCCGGCACGTGAAGAAATATGGCGGTCTATCCGCGGCAATGTACGTGGAAGTTGCAAAGCGCGGCATCGCCAAAGGCTACAAATGGGGCGAGCTTTCGTGGACGCGCGAAGACGATGGCCCCATCAACGTGGGAATAAAAGCGATGGGGGCGACGCCGTACAAGAAGTATCGCGTTTACGAGAAAGCCATCGTCTAAGGTCGAACGAGGTAAAAGGGATTGAGTGTCCCCGAGGGAGAATCGCGCCATGTCGAAGTCGTTTTCGTATCTAGTTTGTTTGCCATTGGCCTTGGCCATCACTTCGACCGCTTGCAGCAGCAGCGACGACGATTCCCCTTCGGGTCCCGTGTCGTTCCGAAACAACGTGGCACCCATCCTCCAAAATAGCTGCGCCTTCTCCTCGTGCCACGCGGCGGGCACGACGAACGGAGTTGTGTTTGCGGGCGATCCCGCGGCCGTCCGCACCAGTTTGGTGAACGTGAAAGCGCCGCAGCTTCCCACGATGAACTTCGTGACCCCGGGCGATCCGGGCCAAAGCTACATCATGCACAAGCTCGACGGCGATCAGAAGCAGTTTGCCGCGGGATGCAGCAGCGAGCCCGATTGCGGTTCGCAAATGCCCCTCGGCCAGCCGCAGCTCCCCGAGTCCACCCGCAATACGATCCGCCGCTGGATCTCCGAGGGCGCCGCGGACAATTAGTCTTCGGCGGGGGGCGTGCTGCGGCCTGTAACCAAGGTGAGGTGGTAGCTGTCCGGTACGCGATCGCCGATGGGCTCTCGCGAGAGGAGCCAGGCCGAGGGGATCGCCGGCGCGCAAAGGCAGACGATGGAGCCCACGATCGCGCACAAGGTGTCGCGATCGCCCTGGGCGGAGACGGTGGACCACAAAGCCTCGACGTAATCGTCGAGGTGCCGTGCGGCGCAGAAAAGGGCGAGGGGAACGGTGTCGGCGGACAACGTTTGCGCGCCGTTGCCCAGCTTGCGCACGGCGAAATCGATCGAAGCGTTGGGGGCGAGTTGCGCGGCTTGCGCGATACCCCGCGCGGTGTCGCCCTCCGGGGTGTAGCGGAGAACGGCTTCGAAAAGCGCATCGCGCTTGGGGGCTTTGCGCATGCGCCAGGCGGTGGCCGCGGCGACGGCGACGGCGATGGCACCGGCTTGGCCCTCCGGGTGGGCGTGCGTCACCTCGGCGGAGGCACGCGCCTCGGCGACCACGGTTTCCAGATCGTCGGCGAAGTAGGCGCCGACCACCCCCGCACGGGATGCAGCCCCATTGCCCATGGAGCCGAGGCCCTCGAAGGGCTCACGCACGACCCGACGCCAGGGCATTCCTTCACCGATGGCGCGCAAGATACCGTGCACGGTGGCTCCGTAACCGCGCGCAGGATCGGCCTGGTAGCGATCGGCGAAGCGATCGGCCAGCGCGTCTTGGTCGATGCGACCGTAGCGGTCGAGCACTTGGACGATGGCGAAGGCCAACTCCGTTTCGTCCGTGGTGTCCCACGTGGGGCGCGGCAACGTGCGTGCGGCAATGCGGGCCCGAATCACATCGACATCGCCGAAGAAGCGCTCACCGAACGCATCACCGACCGAAAGGCCGTCGAGCGACGCCTCCGCCCTACGCACGCGCGCGGCGTGATCGGCCGGTAGCTCGCGCTGAAATCGCCCCATGAAACGAGTTTACAACAAGTGAATGCGCACTTAACGGGAATCGAGCAAGCTTCGCGCAAGTGCCGGTGTTCGATCCTTGCGGCGCCAGAGAACGGCATCCATTGCGTAGTGGGTGACTTGCGGTAGCGCGAGGAGCGGCACGATGACGATTTGCCAAGCGGCGGCGAGGGGAACGTCGTCGTCGCTGCCGCCGAATAGCCAGGCGCGATCGTGCCAGACGAGGCGGTCCCAGAGCATTTCCTCGATGAAAGCGAACGCGAGGAGCGTCCCGAAAAATGCGCCGACGCCTGCGCCGATGATGCGCGATCCGAGCGCGTTGGGCCGCTCCTCGCGGCGCGCTCGCCCGTAGTGCCAAAGAAGCACCATGTACGGTACCCCGTGAAGGATCACGTTGGTGGCCGTGAAGTCCAAATCGCTGTCGGTGGCGCAAATACCGACCCACCAGCAGATTGCCGTTGTGGTGATGACGACGCATTTGCCCAATGCGATTTCGCGCTTCGCGAGCAACCTCCACGCGGTGCGTGTGAAAAAGACGACGAGCAACGTCGCGTAGGCCGCCTTCAACGCCGGAAGATAGGCGCGCAGCCATGCGGCGGAGGCGAAATCACCTGGGACGAACCATTGGAACGCGCGCGGCAAGGATGCGTGCCACACGAGCAACGGCACGCAGGTCGACGCGTAGACGACCGCTTGCTCGAGTCGGCGCTCCCAGAGTGCGTCTTTCGGTCGGGCGCGATGCTGGTAGATGCGCACCCATCCCACCTGCTGGCGAACGAAATGAAAGACCGCCAGGTAGGCAAGCGTCCGCCAGAACGCCATCGGCGAGATCCAATGGAGAACGGTAAACACGATGTATCCAGTGATGGGCAGTCCGGCATAAAGCACCTTGCGTCGCTGCCACTCTTCGCGATCGAAATACGTGCGAAAGAGCGTGGCCCACACGTGCGCGACATCGATGGCCAAGACGAGGGCGACGTAGGACCACTCCGGCAAGCGCGCCTGGGAAATTCCCGATGCATGCCCCAGCGCCACCACCGCCAGGGCCAACACCGCGCTGCCGCCGAACGCGGCGAGATCCGTGCGAGCGCCCCAGATCCACGGTCCAACCTTGAAGTTCAACGGATTGTCTCGGTCTTGAGATTTCGTTGCGGTCGAGCAGCGGCAGCGGGACAAGTCCGGCGAGGCCGGTGCCCTGTTGCTCGCTGGTGGTAGGATCGCCAGGCGTGATGGCGATCCTTCGATTGTGAACCGCATGTCGCGCCGGTCCCGCCGGTTTCGTCTCGCTGCCGCGGTTTTCGCATGGCGGTAATGCGGTAGCCGGTACGTGCGGTCGAAGGGAGCGTCATTTTGCGCTACCCGTACAGGCTCGTGAAGGTGCGCCCGCGCTCGCGGAGGATCGCTTCGGCGGCGTGAACACCCCAGTATTGCGCCTCCTCGAAGAGGCCAATGCCCGATAAGTCCGAGTGCGCAAAGTGGATGCGGCCCAGCGGCTCGGCGCGTCGTGCGCGCGCGCCGGACCAGAGATGCCCCACGCGGGGACGCGCCATGGCGTGTCCCCAGCGGAAGACATCGATGCGCTCGATGTATTTGGCGAGGTCTTGGTGCGCGCGCGCAAGGTCGGTCACGATGACGTCGCAGCACGCAGCGTGATCGAGCGCGAGCAGGCGTTCGCGCCCTTCGCGCGGCGACGAGCCGGTGAAGGGGTAGTAATACGTCCACACCGTGGGGCCGTAGTCGCGCAGCCCCTGGTGGGTGGCCACGACGTAGCCCAGCGACGGCGAGTCGTAGATGACATTGTCCCAGGCCATGGGAAAGCCGCGCGAGGAGGGGCGGCCTTTGAGGTGCACGTTGGCGACCATCCACGCGCCGTAATCCAGCTCGCGCAAATGCTCCGGCGGATGCTCGCGCCAGGGACGAACGACGTGTGCGGCCGTGAACTTTGGCGCGGCGAAGACGACGTGATCCGCGCTCCATGCGCGTATCTCGTTGGTGGTCGTGTCGAGCACCGTGAGGTCCACACCCGTCTCGTGCGGCGCGAGATCCATGACCAGGTGCCCCACGCGAAGCCGTTTCCCGGTGACGCCCGCCAGGTGCTCGACGAGTCGCCCATTGCCGTTGGGCCATGACAGCAAAGGCGCCGCGGATTCGCCTTTCCCTTGCGCGCGCGAGGCAAAGTAAAAAATGCCGGCCCACGCGCTGGTGCCCTCGGCCAAAAGGCCGTAGTCGTCGCGGCACGCGTAGTCGACCCACCAGCGAAGGCGCGGGCTGGTGAAGCCCCGCGAGGCGAGCCAATCGCCCATGGAGAGGCGATCGAGCGCGGTCAGATCGGCGTCATCGCTGCTTCGGGCCAAGGGCAGGGTGAAGGCGCGCCGTCCCGAGCCGTCGCGCAGGTCGACGAAATGGTCGATTTCCGCCTGAAAACGGCGAAATTGCTCCAGATCGGCCTCGCTCGCACCGGCGCGAAGGTAAAGACCCTCGTACCAGCGATCCAGATAGAAGACGCGCTCCTCGGGCGCGCGTACCAGCTGTTCTTCGGCTGCCACCGGCGCGCCGTGCGCATCCGTGCCCACGATGGCGCCGATCTCGCGCAGCACCTCGACCATCGCGCGGTTTTCCGCGGAGGGCATGGGCACGTAATGCGCGCCCCAGGGGTAGGTCACGATGGCGTCGTCTCCGTACTGCGACGTGCCGCCCGGGCGCCCCTCCAGATCGAACACGACGAAGTCGGTCATGCCGAGCCGCTCGAGCCGCCACGCGGCCGAGAGCCCGCTGGGACCTGCGCCGACGATGGCCACCGAGACGCGCGTCTTTTCTCCCGTCGTGGCGGCGCCTGCGGCCGCGCGAAGCTTGTGCCCGATGTTCATCGAGGGGCCGCGGATGCTGCCGGCGATGGGCGGCGGCGGCGATTTTCGGCACGCGGAGGCGGCCACCGGCACCGAGAGCAGTGCCTCCAGGATTTGCCGCCGCGTCAGTTCCATCGGCGCCACTCGTGTTCGTAGTACGAAACGAGGATCTGATTGTTCAACTTGTTGATCTCGACGCCCTTCTCCTCGGCCATGTCGGGCGAAAGCACGAAGAGCGCCTTCATCGAAGCTTTGTCGAGAAAGCGCAGCCCCGAAAGCCGCGGCCGCTCCGGCGCCTCGAACGGCTCGCGCTTGGCGAGCACGAATCCCCACTCCCCGAACGAGGGAACGGCCGCGTGGTACGGCTTGGCGACGAAGCCGGCGGCCTCGATGGTCTTGGCAATGCACCAAAACGATACGCGCGCGAACAACGGCGAGGTGGCCTGCACGACCAACGCACCGCCGGGAGCGAGGTGCTGCCTCACGAGGTTGTAAAAGCGCGTCGTGTAAAGCTTGCCCAGCGCGAAGTTGTTCGGATCGGGAAAGTCGACGACGACGATATCGTACTTCTTGTCGGCCTTGGCCAGCCATACCATCGCATCGTCGTGCACGACGTGCATCTTGGGATCGCCGAAGCTTCGCGCATTGAGGTCGCGCAAAAGGGGCAGGGTGCTGGCAATCTGGGTCATCTGCGGGTCGATGTCGACCAGCGTGACGTCCTCCACGTCGGGGTAGCGCAGGATCTCGCGCGCCGCGAGCCCGTCGCCGCCGCCGGCCACGAGCACGTGCGCGCGCCGCTCCGCAACGGCGAACGCCGGGTGCACCAGTGCCTCGTGGTAGCGGTATTCGTCGGCCGACGCGAATTGCAGGTTGCCGTTGAGAAAAAGCTGAAACGAGTGCTGCGAGCGCGTCATCACGATGCGCTGGTATGCGGTCTGCCGGGCGAAGATGACCTCGTCCGCGTAAATCTGGTCCTCGGCCGCCGCGGTGATGCGCTCGGCCTGGGTGAAGGCTCCGAGCAAGATGGCCGCGATGATGAAACCGCGCACCCGCGCGCCGCGCATCTCGGGCCCGCCGCCCACGAACCAGGTGGAGGCGATGCCCACGACGGCATTGAGCAGGCCGAAGGCGAGGGAGGTGCGCACCAGGCCGAGTTTCGGCACGAGCAGCAGCGAAAAGAGGAGCGAGCCGACCAAGGCCCCGAGGTAGTCGAACGCCAGGGCGCGGGCGATGAGCTCCTTGATGACCACACGCTGCCGCAAAATGCGAATGAGCAGCGGAAGCTCGAGCCCCACCAAGGTGCCCACGACCACGACCACGCTGTAGAGCACCACCGAAAAGGCCTTGGTGTGCGCATACGCCAAAAAGAGCACCGGCGCCGAGGCACCGCCGGCGAGCGCCGTGGAAAACTCCACCTCGACGAAGGCACGCGCCAGCCGCGTATCGATGAATCGCGACAGGTAGGCCCCGAGCCCCAACGCCGACAGGTACACGCCAATGACGATGGAGAACTGCGTGATGGAATCGCCCAGCACGTACGAAGCCACCGCACCGGCCACCAGCTCGTAAACGATGCCCGCCGTCGCAATGACGAGCACCGTCGCAAACAAGAGCCAAGGCTTCGGCGTTTCGTCTTCCCCCTGCACCGCCCCTCCTTCGGGGGAGGGCGCCGAAAAGCCTTCACCGAGATCCATCGTCTATCCGTGAATCGCGGCGGCGATGATGATCGCCAAGCCGAGCATCACCGAGCCCATCAAAATGCCCAGGGCGGTGTTCTGATCCTCCTCGATCTCTTTGCGAATCGAGAACGGGGAGAGCCACTGAAACACCTTGAAGGCCAAAAGAAACATCACCAGCCCGATGCCGCTGAAGACGAGCGATGTCACGACGGATTGAACGATGGCCATCGTATTCATTTGTCATTTCCCTCCGCCGGATCCCGAATGCCAAAAGCTCCACGAGCGGTAGCCGCCCGGCGATTGCCGTACGTTCGGCGCGATTTGTGTTTTCTGGTGGCTCGAAAAATCGTACCCGCCGATCAAGACGGTCCCGTAGCCGAGAAGCAGTACGCTGCCGAGCGCTCGCATCAAGTAGTTCATGCCGTTGCCTTCTTCGCCGTGAAGATCCACAGGACGATCAACACCGCGAAAGATCCCATGACATAGCCCCAGGGCAGCGCCCCGCTCACCAAGGTGACGCGCATCGGCTGACACGTGGCCGGCACCTTGCTATCCGGCTCGACGCGCAGCACGTATTGGCCTTCGGGAACGCGCGAATACCAAATTGATTTTTCCTCGTCGGAGAACTCCACCGAGTCCTCCCAGACCTGCCCGGTATCCATGTGCACGAGCGCGACGTCGGCGGTGATCCAGCTGTCGTCGGCATCGAGGCAGGTAAGGCCCGGGGCCAAATTCAGTTTGAGATTCTTTCCGCCGTCGATGCGAAAGGGCTCCGAGAAAAAGGCCTCGCTTTTGGCCAGTTCGGGTGTCGCCAGCGGCTTCTTGATCATCTGCACCACGGGCACGCGTTGATCGAGAACCGCTTTCCCGGACGAGAGCACGCAGCCCGCCATGCTCACGGCGAACCACAGTGCGAACAGCACCAAGAAGAACAGATTCGATGACTTGGCCCGTTGCGCAGCCGGGGAGGCCTTGGGCGCTTTGAACTCCGAGGGGAACGCTTTGCGCAGCTCGTCGATGCCCAGCGGCGTGGACACCGAGAATTGCACTTCGTCCTTCGTGGACTCTTGATTCAGTTTCACGCCGCCCGGGCCGTGAAACTCGTAGGCCATGACGGCTTCGCCCTGCTCCACGCGCCAATAGAATTCGCCGAGTACGTAGTCCACCACCGCGTGGACGCTTTGCGCGTGCTGGTAGACCTGGCCCCGAAAGCCAAAGGCGGTTGGCGACGTTTGCCGGAGCTCGCCCGCTTGAATCGGCACGATGTGCTGCCACGCGCCATCCTCCTCGAGAAGAAAGACGAAGGAGCTCGTTGCCGCGACGTAGAGCAGGTATTCGCGCCATCCGTAGCGCTCGCCGTCCACCACCGTCGAGCGCAGCATGTAGCCGAGCACCATCACGTCCTGCCCGCGAAGGTTGCCCTTTGCACCCAGCGCGATGGCGGGAGGGATCGGCGGCAGGGGCAGGGGCTTCAACGCCACCAGCGCGCCCTGGTTCACATCGCAGAGCATCCCGCAGAATTGGCACGCGATGCGCTCCGTCGAATCCGGCGCGCGCAGCGGAAAATTGCCTCCGCAGTTCGGGCACGTGAGCGATGTCACCTGCGTCTGCGGCGCCTCCGTCACCGGCGCGCCCGAGCTCAGCGTGAGCTGCCGCGGATCGACCTCGCGGCCGAAATAGAGATACGCGGGCATGCCCTGCGTGTCGTAGTCGATGGTCGCGAAGGTGCCGCCTGCCCCCGAAAGGTCCGCGTAGGGCTCGACCTGGTTCGGCACCATGGGGAAGGGAAGCTCTCCCTCCGCCGAAACGAAGCGCCGTTGCCCGCGCTCGACCACGCGAAGCTCCGGCATGTTGGGCACGGGGAACAGCACCCCGGGGTTTGCCTCCGCGTACGACGGCGGCCGCACGGGCAGTTGATGCGCATACAGCGACGTCGCCAGCCATCGCCCTTGCGCATGCGACAGCCAGGACCATCCGCCCTGATCGAGCTCGATGTAGATCTCCTCCCAAGGGGCGCCCGGCGCCTGCACCCGGTCGTACTGCACGCGGCCGGCGACGCGGAACGGGCGTCCCTCGATGGTGCCGCGCGCTTCGGTGCCGAAGGGCGTCGCCATGGGAATCAGGTCGGCCACCTTGCCTGCGGAGCGCATGTCGCGATCCGTGCGGACGATGACGAAGCGGCAGAATTTGCAGATCTGCGTGGGCGCGGAACCCGACGCGAACTCCACCGGTGCCCCGCAGTTGGGGCATGGGCCTGCGCGAAGAAGTTGAACCTGGAAGTTCACGCGGGCACCGAGCGTGCGATTTCCCGCACCTGGACGTGCGTGGCGCCAAAGGCTTCGCGCAGCGCTTTTTCCCACGCATACGGCGGGCGCGTGCGGCACGAGTACAAGTTCACGGTGAGCGCGCCATATTCCGGGAAGGTGTGCACCGCCAAATGCGATTCGGTGAGGAGCACCAACGCGGTGATGCCTCCCTCGCCGGGAAATTTGTGCGTGCGATGCGGTGGAAGGCTGGTGAGCTCCAGCGCGCGCATCGCGACGTCGAGAAAATGGTCCACGGCTGCCGGATCGCGCAGCCGTGCGGGATCACAGCCGCCTGCGTCAACGATCCACTCCGTCCCCAGGCCGCTCACATGATGGGAGCCTTCGAGCATCAACCGCCGCGGATGCTACCAGGCGGCGGGCGAGAGCTCATCCCCCGAATGCGCACACCGCGCATCTTCGCCTCGAACCACGGCGTGGAATGACCGCAGCCAACGCAGATCAAGCGATAGAGGCCCATGGCACCATCGACCGCGACGGCCATTTGATTGTCGTCCCGGGAACAGATGACCGGCTTTCCTTCTTTGAAGGCCGACCACAGGGCGGTCACGTGCTCTTCGTTCATCGCCTCGCTCGAATCTGCGGCCCTTACGCCGTTAGCCATATTACTCTCTTTTTTAACACTGGAATACAACGAGCGGGCGTGCGAAATGGTGAGAGTACCATGTCTCGCACCGTCCTTGTCGTCGGCGCAACCGGGCGTCTCGGGGTCGCCATCGCGCGCGCACTCGTCAAAAGGCAGAGTCGCGTCGTCCTCACGGCGCGGGATCCGGACAAGCTGGCGAGCCTCGCGCACGAGCTCGGTGGCATTTCAGGAGGCCCCCCTCCCGCCGTCGTTTGTGCGGATTTGACGCGGGAAGATGCGGCCCCGAGCATCGTCGAGGGTATCCGCAAGGCGGTCGGGCAGGTCGATGACATCGTCCTTGCTTGCGGCCCTTTTCCGCGAACCCCGCTGGAGACGCTCCGCCGGGAAGACCTGCAGCACACCCTCACGGTTCACGCCATCGCTCCTCTATTGCTGGTGCATGCATTGAGCGCGGATCTGGCAGCGGCCCGCGGTGCGGTGGTGGCGCTGGGGGACGTCGGGACGTCCAGGGCGTATCCGAATCACGTGGCCTACATCACGGCCAAGGGGGCGCTCAAGTCGGGTCTGCGCGCGCTGAGCGTGGAGCTCGCGCCCGATGTTCGGGTCAACATGTTGCAGCTCGGCATCGTGGCCGATCCCGAGGCGGATGCCGACCCGCTCCGGACGCACCGCCTGGCCGCCCGCTCGTCCCTGGGGCGCTTCGGCACGCCGGAAGAAGTCGTGCACGTCGTCCTGTCCCTGCTCGACGCCACCTGGGCGACGGGCGAGACGTGGAACATCGGCCGCTGAGCGCTTCGAGCGTGAATCGCCTTACCGTCGTCGTCCCTTGTTACAACGAAGGCCGGCGTTTGGACCCGGGTGGCTTCGGCGAGCTCACCGCCGCGTCACCGGATATCTCGCTCCTCTTCGTGAACGACGGCTCCTCGGACGACACCGAGGAGAGGTTGCGCGAAATCGAACGAACGCGCCCGAGCCAGATCGGCGTTCTGTCTCTCTCCAAGAACGTCGGTAAGGGCGAGGCCGTGCGTCGGGGCATGCTTTCGGCGTTCGACGACGGTCCCGATGCCGTGGGCTACTACGACGCGGATCTCTCCACGCCACCGTCGGAGCTTTTGCGGATGTGGGACGTGTTGCGCGACAAGGACATCGCCGTCCTGCTCGCAGCGCGCGTCGGCCTGCTGGGCACCGCCATCGAACGCCACGCCTTCCGGCACTTCTCGGGTCGCGTCTTCGCCACGTTTGCCTCGATGGCTTTGAACCTGCGCGTCTACGACACGCAATGCGGCGCCAAGCTGTTCGCCGCATCT
It includes:
- a CDS encoding ADP-ribosylglycohydrolase family protein, whose protein sequence is MGRFQRELPADHAARVRRAEASLDGLSVGDAFGERFFGDVDVIRARIAARTLPRPTWDTTDETELAFAIVQVLDRYGRIDQDALADRFADRYQADPARGYGATVHGILRAIGEGMPWRRVVREPFEGLGSMGNGAASRAGVVGAYFADDLETVVAEARASAEVTHAHPEGQAGAIAVAVAAATAWRMRKAPKRDALFEAVLRYTPEGDTARGIAQAAQLAPNASIDFAVRKLGNGAQTLSADTVPLALFCAARHLDDYVEALWSTVSAQGDRDTLCAIVGSIVCLCAPAIPSAWLLSREPIGDRVPDSYHLTLVTGRSTPPAED
- a CDS encoding FAD-dependent oxidoreductase, translating into MELTRRQILEALLSVPVAASACRKSPPPPIAGSIRGPSMNIGHKLRAAAGAATTGEKTRVSVAIVGAGPSGLSAAWRLERLGMTDFVVFDLEGRPGGTSQYGDDAIVTYPWGAHYVPMPSAENRAMVEVLREIGAIVGTDAHGAPVAAEEQLVRAPEERVFYLDRWYEGLYLRAGASEADLEQFRRFQAEIDHFVDLRDGSGRRAFTLPLARSSDDADLTALDRLSMGDWLASRGFTSPRLRWWVDYACRDDYGLLAEGTSAWAGIFYFASRAQGKGESAAPLLSWPNGNGRLVEHLAGVTGKRLRVGHLVMDLAPHETGVDLTVLDTTTNEIRAWSADHVVFAAPKFTAAHVVRPWREHPPEHLRELDYGAWMVANVHLKGRPSSRGFPMAWDNVIYDSPSLGYVVATHQGLRDYGPTVWTYYYPFTGSSPREGRERLLALDHAACCDVIVTDLARAHQDLAKYIERIDVFRWGHAMARPRVGHLWSGARARRAEPLGRIHFAHSDLSGIGLFEEAQYWGVHAAEAILRERGRTFTSLYG
- a CDS encoding polyamine aminopropyltransferase translates to MDLGEGFSAPSPEGGAVQGEDETPKPWLLFATVLVIATAGIVYELVAGAVASYVLGDSITQFSIVIGVYLSALGLGAYLSRFIDTRLARAFVEVEFSTALAGGASAPVLFLAYAHTKAFSVVLYSVVVVVGTLVGLELPLLIRILRQRVVIKELIARALAFDYLGALVGSLLFSLLLVPKLGLVRTSLAFGLLNAVVGIASTWFVGGGPEMRGARVRGFIIAAILLGAFTQAERITAAAEDQIYADEVIFARQTAYQRIVMTRSQHSFQLFLNGNLQFASADEYRYHEALVHPAFAVAERRAHVLVAGGGDGLAAREILRYPDVEDVTLVDIDPQMTQIASTLPLLRDLNARSFGDPKMHVVHDDAMVWLAKADKKYDIVVVDFPDPNNFALGKLYTTRFYNLVRQHLAPGGALVVQATSPLFARVSFWCIAKTIEAAGFVAKPYHAAVPSFGEWGFVLAKREPFEAPERPRLSGLRFLDKASMKALFVLSPDMAEEKGVEINKLNNQILVSYYEHEWRRWN
- a CDS encoding DUF350 domain-containing protein — encoded protein: MNTMAIVQSVVTSLVFSGIGLVMFLLAFKVFQWLSPFSIRKEIEEDQNTALGILMGSVMLGLAIIIAAAIHG
- a CDS encoding DUF4178 domain-containing protein yields the protein MNFQVQLLRAGPCPNCGAPVEFASGSAPTQICKFCRFVIVRTDRDMRSAGKVADLIPMATPFGTEARGTIEGRPFRVAGRVQYDRVQAPGAPWEEIYIELDQGGWSWLSHAQGRWLATSLYAHQLPVRPPSYAEANPGVLFPVPNMPELRVVERGQRRFVSAEGELPFPMVPNQVEPYADLSGAGGTFATIDYDTQGMPAYLYFGREVDPRQLTLSSGAPVTEAPQTQVTSLTCPNCGGNFPLRAPDSTERIACQFCGMLCDVNQGALVALKPLPLPPIPPAIALGAKGNLRGQDVMVLGYMLRSTVVDGERYGWREYLLYVAATSSFVFLLEEDGAWQHIVPIQAGELRQTSPTAFGFRGQVYQHAQSVHAVVDYVLGEFYWRVEQGEAVMAYEFHGPGGVKLNQESTKDEVQFSVSTPLGIDELRKAFPSEFKAPKASPAAQRAKSSNLFFLVLFALWFAVSMAGCVLSSGKAVLDQRVPVVQMIKKPLATPELAKSEAFFSEPFRIDGGKNLKLNLAPGLTCLDADDSWITADVALVHMDTGQVWEDSVEFSDEEKSIWYSRVPEGQYVLRVEPDSKVPATCQPMRVTLVSGALPWGYVMGSFAVLIVLWIFTAKKATA
- a CDS encoding S-adenosylmethionine decarboxylase, translated to MLEGSHHVSGLGTEWIVDAGGCDPARLRDPAAVDHFLDVAMRALELTSLPPHRTHKFPGEGGITALVLLTESHLAVHTFPEYGALTVNLYSCRTRPPYAWEKALREAFGATHVQVREIARSVPA
- a CDS encoding SDR family oxidoreductase → MSRTVLVVGATGRLGVAIARALVKRQSRVVLTARDPDKLASLAHELGGISGGPPPAVVCADLTREDAAPSIVEGIRKAVGQVDDIVLACGPFPRTPLETLRREDLQHTLTVHAIAPLLLVHALSADLAAARGAVVALGDVGTSRAYPNHVAYITAKGALKSGLRALSVELAPDVRVNMLQLGIVADPEADADPLRTHRLAARSSLGRFGTPEEVVHVVLSLLDATWATGETWNIGR
- a CDS encoding glycosyltransferase, giving the protein MNRLTVVVPCYNEGRRLDPGGFGELTAASPDISLLFVNDGSSDDTEERLREIERTRPSQIGVLSLSKNVGKGEAVRRGMLSAFDDGPDAVGYYDADLSTPPSELLRMWDVLRDKDIAVLLAARVGLLGTAIERHAFRHFSGRVFATFASMALNLRVYDTQCGAKLFAASPALRAALADPFVSRWAFDVELLGRLLTGTEHIAPLRQDELQELPLQAWADVPGSKLHIGSMVKTTSELLLIAADLARRARRRKRS